In Salminus brasiliensis chromosome 24, fSalBra1.hap2, whole genome shotgun sequence, one genomic interval encodes:
- the LOC140547210 gene encoding butyrophilin subfamily 1 member A1-like — protein sequence MLVLLMIFDLLGGSSGAVGSHPVLSLAEAGDQVNVTCESDGWSPKPTVTWRDKGGGELRNSSESYNGDSKGLVSVTSWVLLYPSESEWISCSVSLSARDLKEGRVLPFSPALAETADKATNTEEEIPDWGKMLACKVAIRPDASTTGFLEVGKSQTRVTCKSITNEAELVHVLGKERIRSGRYYWEITALTEPPPAPKIGKSYECPSSWYVGVTSEAAEKKSRVPLTPQYSYWVLHYDKERGYYVNDPSLTNVLVRDRFSKLGVFLDCVKNKLSFYDCDKKSHLYTFYNVDSTKPLVPVLSPGEKLQHTLVICEEQCVTCDELYA from the exons ATGCTTGTTCTGCTGATGATCTTTGACCTTCTTGGAGGTTCGAGTGGAG CGGTCGGGTCTCACCCTGTCCTCTCACTGGCTGAAGCTGGAGATCAGGTGAATGTTACCTGCGAATCAGATGGATGGTCACCAAAGCCCACTGTCACCTGGAGAGACAAAGGTGGAGGAGAACTCAGGAACAGCTCTGAAAGCTATAACGGAG ACTCGAAAGGCCTGGTGAGCGTGACATCTTGGGTGCTTCTCTATCCTTCGgagtctgagtggatctcctgTTCTGTGAGTTTATCCGCCCGAGACCTGAAAGAGGGAAGAGTGCTGCCATTCAGTCCAGCATTAGCAG aAACAGCTGACAAAGCAACAAATACAGAAGAAGAAATTCCAG ACTGGGGAAAGATGCTTGCATGTAAAG TTGCTATCAGACCAGACGCATCAACTACAGGTTTTCTGGAAGTTGGAAAGAGTCAGACTAGAGTGACGTGTAAATCCATCACTAATGAGGCAGAGCTTGTTCACGTCCTGGGTAAAGAGAGAATCCGCTCAGGGCGGTACTACTGGGAGATAACGGCACTGACAGAACCTCCACCTGCTCCAAAGATAGGCAAGTCCTACGAATGTCCATCATCCTGGTACGTTGGGGTGACCAGTGAAGCAGCTGAGAAAAAGAGCAGAGTTCCTCTAACTCCACAGTACAGCTACTGGGTTCTTCACTACGATAAAGAGAGAGGGTACTACGTTAATGATCCCTCTCTGACCAATGTTCTAGTGAGAGATCGGTTCTCTAAGCTGGGAGTGTTTCTAGATTGTGTGAAGAACAAGCTCTCTTTTTACGACTGTGATAAAAAGTCCCATCTCTACACCTTCTATAACGTAGATTCTACCAAACCACTGGTTCCAGTTTTAAGTCCTGGAGAGAAACTTCAACACACACTTGTGATATGTGAAGAACAGTGTGTCACATGTGATGAACTTTATGCATGA